CGGGCGATGTCGGGTGGCACGGCGGCGGCCCCCGCGGCGCAGCCCGCGGCTCCGGCGGCCCAGCCGGCGCCCGCGCCCGCTCCGGCGCAGTAACCCCTCCTCCCTCTCCCTCTGGGAGAGGGTCGGGGTGAGGGTCGTCCCCTCCAAGGGCCCGGGTTCACACCCGGGCCCTTTTTTCATGTGGCTCCAGCCCCGGACGTCAGTGACCCGGCGGCGGCCACACGGCCGCGTCCCCCAGGTCCGCGTCCCAGACGGCCCCCCGGTTGCCAGGAATCTCGCGGCCCTCCGGGTCCGTCACGAAGTTGCCCACGTCGCCAAACGCCCGCTCGGTATTCACCCGTCCCCCGCGCTGACGCAGGGGCTCGAGCCGGGTGCCCCGCCGCACCGCCACCACCTCGTGCGGCCCGGGTCTCAGGTCCACCAGCGCTCCCTTTCGCCTGGGATCCAGCAGCTGCTGCTCGTTGCCAATCGGATCGGCCACCGTCTTGGCCTTGAGCGTCCACACCAGCAGGCTGGTGGGCTCGCGTCCGGCGAAGGCGTGCTCGAGCAGGTCCTTGATGCCGAAGAACTGCTTGCCGATGTCGTTCTGGTTCACCGGCCCCGCCATCAGGCAGATGCCCCCGAGCAGATCACACCCCTCGGGAATCTCCGTCGAGCCGGCCACCTCGGCCACCAGCGCGCTGCGCGCCGCCCCCGCGCCGAAGGCGCGCACCGCGTGGGCGAAGGACAGCCCCGCCCGCTCGACCTCGCGGCGAGACAGCCCTCCGACATAGATGCGTTGTCCCGCCATCGCGAAGGCCTTGCGCCCCCGTGCGCTGTTGCGCGAGAGCGCGCGCCCGAGCGCCAGGTCCGCCCACAGCGGCAGCCGGGCGATGATCTTGTCGGTGACCTGCTCCAGCTCCTCGCGCACCATGCGCAACCGCTCCTTGCCGTGGGGCGTGAGCACGTCGATGCGCTCGAGAAGCACCAGCTCCTTGGCGCGCTCCCGGGACAGGCCGGTGAACTGGGCGAAGGCATTGTAGGCCGCGCGGCCCGCCTGCACCGTCAGCTCCTCCGGGACGTCCATGGGCTGGCGCGCCTGGTAGGCAGTGGGGGCGCTCGGCTCGGCGTTGACGCCGGGTTGGATGCGCTCGCTGCGCAGGGCGAGCAGGGCCGCGCCCAGACGGCGCGCCGTGGTGCGTGTCATGGGCACGCGCTCCTGCTCGGGCACGTAGCCCACCTGCGCCACCAGCGAGATGCGCCAGCCCGCCGCCCGCTCCACCGCGGTGAGACCCACCAGGGCCTCCAGCTCGCGCAGGGCCGCCGCGTCCGCCGGCAGATCGAAGGGCTCCAGGAAGACCTGGGCACGCCGGGTGCCCGCCGAGGCGATCACCGTCGCGCGCTCCATCGCATCCGCGAGCACGCCGAGGTGCAGCTCCTTGAGGTAGCCGATGGTGGGGATGTCGTCCGCGTGGCGGAAGCGCTTGGCCCAGGCGCGCAGCGGCACGGTGACGAGGCTGGTCAGGGGCCTGTGCCCGACGAAGGTGAGCAGGAAGGTGAAGGGCGTGCGGTACGGGCGCGCGAGGACGACATGGGTGTAGGCGGCCCCGTCGAGCACGGGCGCCTCCCCGCGGCCAATGCGCTTGAGCAGGGAGGCCGCCCGTTCTGAGTCCGCGGGGCCGAGCAGCACCTCGCGCTGGCCGCGGTAGTTGGTGGACTGCCGTGCGGAGAGCACTCCGAGTGAAGACTCCTCGAAGAGCTCGCGCTCGGTGAGGGCAGGACCCGGGACGAAGCGTGCCGGCCGCGGCAGCGAGAGCAGCGAGAGCAGCGTGCCGGCCTCCTCGCGCGAGAGGGAGACGCGCGTGCGGTAGCCGATGGGGGAGGGCGACTCGAGCGACTCGGGCAGGTGATAGCGGTTGCGCTTCTCGCCAGGGGCGGCGAAGCGCGCGTCGCGGCGGACGCGGGACTCGGACGGGGGGGTGGGAATCGTCACCAGCTCGAGCGGCTTGCTCGCGGACGGCTCTCCGACGTGGGCGGGCTTCCTCATGGCCCGCGAGAGTGCCAGGAGCGGGCGCCGGCTGTCGCGTCCCGTCGCGGGCGCGCCGCGTCATGCTGTTCTCGAGAGAAAGTTCCGGGAGGATCAGGGGGGCCGGGGTCCAGGGACACGTTCCGCTCGCGAAATCGCAACGGGCGGCCGGTGTGACACAATGAGGGCTCATGTCCCTCCAGCCAGCCATCCGCGGCTTCGTCTGCAGGATGATCCTCGAAGGGGCCCGGGCGTTGCCGGCCGACAAACAGCGCCGGGTGTTGCCACGGGTGCCCGAGCAGACGCTCGCGCTCATCGAATCCACCCCGCGGATGGGGTGGGTGCCCATGGAAGAGAGCATGAAGCTCACCGAGGCCCTCCACGCGGTGTTGGGCACTCCGGGCTTCCGTCAGTTCCTCTCCGAGCAGTCGGAGCGCATGGCGGCCTACCCGCTGCTGCAGACCTTCTTCGACGGCGCGGTGCGGCTCTTCGGCCTGACACCCCAGGCGCTGCTCAAGTGGTCCACCTACGCGTGGGAGCAGGCATTCCGAGACAGTGGGCGGCTGGTGTACCAGCCCCTCCGGGAGTCGACCGAGGGAGGCCGGGTGGAGATGAGGCTGGAGGACGTGCCGCCCCTGTTGCTGCTCGAGGGGACCTTCGCGCAGGCGCTCGCGGGTGCCTTCGAGATGTTCCTGCGCCGCTGCAACCGCAAGGGGAGGGTGGAGTTGCACGAGCCCGGCCCGCGCGCCACCCGCTTCGTGTACGACGTCTCCTGGGAGTAGCGTCACCCATCAGGAGGGATGGCGCTGGGAGGTCGTGTCGCGGACTCGCCTTGCCGTCCCAGCTCTCGGAGAATGGGAGGCGCGTATGCCCCAACCCCCTCGTTCAGACACCCTGGCTCCGGTTGGCACCCAGTTGCTCGCCGAGCACCTCCGGGCGGACGCCGCCGCCCGGGAAGCCTCCGTGACCTGGTTCAACAGTGGGGTGGCCTTCTTCTTCCTGCTGTGCGCGGTGGGCCTGGGCCCGCAGCTGGGGTGGCCCCGGGCCTTCGCCATCATCGGCAGCTGCGCGGTCTACGGTGTATATTTCGGGGGGGTGTCCCTGGTGGTGCGGCGCGGGTGGTTCCACCCCGCCATCCGGTGGTTCAACGTCTGCCTGGAGACCGGTGCCGGCGTGTGGCTCTTCGCCTACGACATCGTCTTCGCGGATGCCGAGCAGGCGCTGTCCAATCCCGCGGCCGTGCTCTGGAGCACGCTCATCGTGCTCGCGGCGCTGCGCTCCAAGCGGTTGGCGCTCTTCGCGGGGTGCCTCGTGGCGGTGGAGATGCTGCTGCTCTACTTCCTGGTGGCCCTGCCCCGGCTGCCCCCGCCCGTGCCGGTGATGTTCTCCCCGCCCCTCATGGTGCAGCGCGCCGTCTACTACTTCATCACCGGCGGCATGGCGGCGCTGGTGGCCGGCCACCTCACGCGCAAGGCCGAGGAGGCCCTGCACGCCATCCGGGCCAAGGATCTGCTGGGCAAGTACTTCCTCCACGAGCGGCTGGGGGTGGGGGGAATGGCCGAGGTGTTCCGCGCCACCTACAGCCCGGAGGGTGGCTTCGAGAAGGTCGTGGCCGTCAAACGCATCCTCCCGGCCTACGCCGAGGACGAGGACTTCGTGACGCTGTTCCGCCGGGAGGCGGAGCTGGGCTCGCTGCTCAACCACCCCAACATCATCCAGGTGTTGGACGTGGGCCGCTTCGCGGACACCTACTTCATGGCCATGGAGCACATCGAGGGCATGTCCCTGCGCGAGCTGCTCAAGCTCCACGGCCCCCTGCCGCCGTCGGTGGTGGCGTACATCGGGGCCGAGCTGGGCGAGGCACTCGACTACGTGCATCGGCGCACCTCGAGCAACGGCGTGCTGCTGCGGCTCGTCCACCGGGACGTCAATCCGCCCAACATCCTCCTGTCACGCATTGGCGAGGTGAAGCTGGGGGATTTCGGGGTGGCGCGGGCGGCCACCCATGTCAGCATCACCCAGACCAACCGGGTGCGCGGCAAGCTGGGCTACCTGGCGCCGGAGCAGGCCCGGGGCGAGGCCTTCGACGGGCGCGCGGATCTCTTCGCGCTGGGTGTCACGCTGCACGAGGCCCTCACGGGACAGCGCCTCTTCAGGGGGGAGGACGTCTCCGAGCGGCTGAAACCCACCGCGCCCGCGTCGCTCCGGCCGCCCTCGGCCTTCCGTCCGGACGTGCCTCCGGAACTGGACGCCGCCATCATGGACCTGCTCCAGTGGCGGAGCGAGGAGCGCACCCAGAGAGGGCAGCGGTTGCGCGAGCAGCTATGCGGGCTGACGGGAGCGCACGCGCCCTATCCCCAGGGACAGCAAGCCCTGGCCCGGCTGATCCAGGAGGCGCTGGGGCGCAAGGCGGGCCAGGAGGCCCCGAGCAACGAGGAGCCCGACCTCGTGGCCCCCACGCACCCCCCATGCGAGGAGGCGAAGAACGAGGAGGAGCCCACGGTCGCCCTGGGAGTGGGGGACAAGGGCGCGGTGGAGCCGCAAGGAAAGCTCGCCGGGCAGGGAGGCCGCGAGGAGTGAGGGCGGGCGAGGGCGGGGCCGATTCGCCTACTGCCGGATGAGCTTGATGTAATCGACGGCGATGTTGAAGCCGCTGCTGGCCGCGTTCTTGCCGCTCACCGTGAAGGTGAACGCCTTGGGGTTGAGATCCGAGAACGTCACCAGTCCCAGGTCCTCTTCCACATAGACCGTCGAGCTCGAGTACTCGTCCTGGGTGGCTCCCTGGAGCGCCCCGTCGATGTCGAGCTGATACTGGCCGCGGGTGTTGTTCTTCTTCGTCCTCACCTTCACCTGGAAGGTCCCGATCGTCCGGGGGTAGAGGGTGTAGGTGACCTTGCCGCCCACGGCGGTGGTGTTGTGGTAGCGCAAGCTCCCCTTGTCGGCCTGTGCGTCGATGTTCGTCGAGGACGTGTCGTTCACCTGGCTGGGGAGGATGTTCTCCGCCTGGTAGATCAACTCGGTACCCGCGTGCTCCTCCGTGCCGCCCAGGCGCCGCTGAATCTGATCGACGTAGAGCGACTGGGGGGAGAGCAGGTTGCCGGACGAGGCCGTTTCCGCGAAGTCGGCCGGAGCGGTCTTCGTGGTGGTGGAGAGGTCCACGCCGGTGGCGCTTCCGCGCACGCCAATCACATAACCCTGGCCATACTGTTGCGAGCGGATGATGGAAGTGGTCCCGGAGCGGTACTGCGACCCGTTCGTGTTCCAGAACACGCTCTGCGTGGTGGTGACCCCGTGGCTCGTCGTGCCGTAGGGCGAGCGGTCCGCGGCCTCGAATTTCTCCTGATGCAGGGTGAGGTTGTCCATCAGGTTGGCGGCGCTCAGGTGCATGTGGAAGTCGGACACCAGATCGCCATTGGACGCCCGGTCATTGAACAGCACGTTGCCGGTGGCCTGCATGGAGCGGAAGTTGAAGTTGTGCCGCCCTCCATAGGCCACGCTGTCCTTGATCAGGTTGTCACTGCCCCGGATGGAATACAGGTAGCCGTTGCCGCCTTCGCCCTTGTACTGCGGCTTGTTCAGCTCGCAGGAGTCCACGGTGATGTTCCGGGTGAAGAGCAGATCGATGCCGTTGGACAGCACGTGGATGTCCCGCGTGTTGGACGGCGGCCGGTAGGATTTGACGTTGACGATCCATCCGTCGACCGTGTGGTTCATCACCACGGCGAAGGAGTCATGCATCTGATAGGCGCCCGTTCCGGGAGTGCCGAAGTCATCGCCCGCCGTCCCGGGCGTCGAGTTCTCCTGCATGCCAATGGCCAGGTTCTCGATGCCGACCTCGGACAGGTGCGCGGCCACCTTGTAGACCCGCGCGTTGTCCCGGGTCTTCATCTCCAGACGCAACGGGATGTCGATCGTCAACGTCTTCGCGGTGGAATCGACGGCGGTGATCCGACGGTAGAACGACGCTCCGGGAAGCGAGGTCCAGTCGCTCCCCATGTTGAGCTCCTGGCTCAAGGACTCGGTGAGGTCCGTGCGGAGGACGATCCACTGGCCCACGCTGAAGCCACTCACGCTGGCGACGGGAATGCGCGTGGTGAGGATGGGCAGGTTCGCGGTGACCAGGGTGCTGGTCGCGGAGGACGGGGTCCAGGAGACCGACGAGGCCTGCGGCGAGACCCGGATGACGCTCCGGCCGCGCATGTCCGTCGCGGCGTTGTAGAGGAACGTCTCGGTGGGACCCTGTCCCCGGAGGACGACGTTGCTCTTGTTCAGCAGCAGGGCGTGGTTCTTGGCGGACTGGGGCGACACCTTGTAGGTGCCCGCCGGCAGGTACACCACGGCACCTCCGCTCTGGGCTCCCGCGTCATCGATTGCCCGTTGCAGCACCATCGTCACGTCCGAGATGCCCGTCTTGTCCGCGTAGTAGGGGGCCGCGGTCACGTCGATCACGCGATCCACGCGGATGGGCGGCTCCGCCTGCCGCGCGCGGTAGCCCGCGTAGGAGAAGTCGTGCAGGAACTGGGAGGGGTTGCTCGGGTTCGTGTAGCCGGGTGTCCACGTGGAGGGGTACAGCACGCTCCTCCATGCGGCGTCCGCCTCGCCGGGAGTCGTCATTCCCAGTGCGACACCCATGAAGACGCACATCGAGCGCAATCC
This is a stretch of genomic DNA from Archangium violaceum. It encodes these proteins:
- a CDS encoding serine/threonine-protein kinase; this encodes MPQPPRSDTLAPVGTQLLAEHLRADAAAREASVTWFNSGVAFFFLLCAVGLGPQLGWPRAFAIIGSCAVYGVYFGGVSLVVRRGWFHPAIRWFNVCLETGAGVWLFAYDIVFADAEQALSNPAAVLWSTLIVLAALRSKRLALFAGCLVAVEMLLLYFLVALPRLPPPVPVMFSPPLMVQRAVYYFITGGMAALVAGHLTRKAEEALHAIRAKDLLGKYFLHERLGVGGMAEVFRATYSPEGGFEKVVAVKRILPAYAEDEDFVTLFRREAELGSLLNHPNIIQVLDVGRFADTYFMAMEHIEGMSLRELLKLHGPLPPSVVAYIGAELGEALDYVHRRTSSNGVLLRLVHRDVNPPNILLSRIGEVKLGDFGVARAATHVSITQTNRVRGKLGYLAPEQARGEAFDGRADLFALGVTLHEALTGQRLFRGEDVSERLKPTAPASLRPPSAFRPDVPPELDAAIMDLLQWRSEERTQRGQRLREQLCGLTGAHAPYPQGQQALARLIQEALGRKAGQEAPSNEEPDLVAPTHPPCEEAKNEEEPTVALGVGDKGAVEPQGKLAGQGGREE
- a CDS encoding glycosyl hydrolase family 28-related protein, producing the protein MNAKLGLRSMCVFMGVALGMTTPGEADAAWRSVLYPSTWTPGYTNPSNPSQFLHDFSYAGYRARQAEPPIRVDRVIDVTAAPYYADKTGISDVTMVLQRAIDDAGAQSGGAVVYLPAGTYKVSPQSAKNHALLLNKSNVVLRGQGPTETFLYNAATDMRGRSVIRVSPQASSVSWTPSSATSTLVTANLPILTTRIPVASVSGFSVGQWIVLRTDLTESLSQELNMGSDWTSLPGASFYRRITAVDSTAKTLTIDIPLRLEMKTRDNARVYKVAAHLSEVGIENLAIGMQENSTPGTAGDDFGTPGTGAYQMHDSFAVVMNHTVDGWIVNVKSYRPPSNTRDIHVLSNGIDLLFTRNITVDSCELNKPQYKGEGGNGYLYSIRGSDNLIKDSVAYGGRHNFNFRSMQATGNVLFNDRASNGDLVSDFHMHLSAANLMDNLTLHQEKFEAADRSPYGTTSHGVTTTQSVFWNTNGSQYRSGTTSIIRSQQYGQGYVIGVRGSATGVDLSTTTKTAPADFAETASSGNLLSPQSLYVDQIQRRLGGTEEHAGTELIYQAENILPSQVNDTSSTNIDAQADKGSLRYHNTTAVGGKVTYTLYPRTIGTFQVKVRTKKNNTRGQYQLDIDGALQGATQDEYSSSTVYVEEDLGLVTFSDLNPKAFTFTVSGKNAASSGFNIAVDYIKLIRQ